Proteins encoded within one genomic window of Synechococcus sp. PCC 7335:
- a CDS encoding ABC transporter ATP-binding protein has product MNTVPDAPGQTNNQSVQQLSTFRRLLSYLKPYRQELPIAIGAVCIGAFTQAIGPFLIGWSIDNLIRPGNLSGLLRMVMGLAFIYGIGTMAIRVQIFRVGTIVQNVLAQIRQDIFTKIQSLSIGYFDKSEAGDLMSRLLNDVSVIDQAFGRSIPQILGNTFSLIGIIIAMFLINFQLGLLSNLVVPIMIFTTRLFSRWARARFRVTRETIGDLSARIEEDVSSVKEAQAFNRVDYNIDAFEALNAANRDANIQAVAVTAAFLPSIDFLNTLATAAVLAYGGYLAVTGAATVGTVTAFLLYVQQFFRPIQILSQFYTQAQSAIAGLERVFFLLDEPELLHDAPDATELPPITGEVEFDRVTFGYVPGQTILDRVSLFAQPGQMIALVGPTGAGKSTIINLILRFYDVTGGAVKIDGIDVRQVSQASLRRQIGYVLQDNILFSGTVAENIAFGHPTAEQSDIEAAARVANIHDFITQLPQGYATVLGSQGATLSQGQRQLISIARAVLIDPRILILDEATSSIDTQTEGLVQEAIASLLQNRTSFVIAHRLSTVTQADQVLVIQQGHIVEQGTHQQLIDQGGEYAKLYALQLGGQELGGQMSTADSILYPTSP; this is encoded by the coding sequence ATGAATACAGTTCCTGATGCTCCTGGTCAAACCAACAACCAGTCAGTTCAACAGCTATCTACATTTCGTCGCCTGCTGAGCTATCTAAAGCCCTATCGGCAAGAGCTGCCGATTGCGATTGGTGCTGTCTGCATTGGCGCCTTTACCCAGGCTATCGGTCCGTTTCTAATCGGCTGGTCGATCGACAATCTGATTCGCCCTGGCAATTTGTCTGGGCTACTGAGGATGGTGATGGGTCTGGCTTTTATTTATGGGATCGGTACGATGGCGATCCGCGTCCAAATCTTTCGGGTGGGCACCATTGTTCAAAATGTGCTGGCTCAGATCCGCCAAGACATTTTCACTAAGATTCAAAGTCTTTCGATCGGCTATTTCGACAAGAGCGAAGCGGGCGATCTGATGAGCCGATTGCTCAATGATGTGAGCGTGATCGATCAGGCGTTCGGTCGCAGCATCCCGCAGATTCTGGGCAATACCTTTAGTTTGATTGGCATCATCATTGCGATGTTTTTAATCAACTTTCAGCTAGGTTTGCTCAGCAATCTAGTGGTACCCATCATGATCTTTACAACTCGCCTATTCTCACGCTGGGCTAGGGCTAGATTCAGGGTCACCCGCGAGACGATCGGCGATCTCTCAGCCCGGATTGAAGAAGATGTCAGCAGCGTTAAAGAAGCTCAGGCCTTTAACCGAGTAGATTACAACATCGACGCTTTTGAAGCGCTTAATGCAGCGAACCGAGATGCCAACATTCAAGCGGTGGCGGTGACCGCAGCGTTTCTACCCTCGATCGATTTTCTCAATACATTAGCTACAGCCGCGGTGCTGGCCTATGGTGGCTATTTAGCGGTCACGGGCGCGGCAACCGTGGGCACGGTGACTGCATTTTTGCTCTATGTTCAACAGTTTTTCAGGCCAATTCAGATTTTGAGTCAATTCTACACTCAGGCTCAAAGTGCGATCGCCGGTTTAGAGCGGGTGTTCTTCTTACTCGACGAGCCCGAACTGTTGCATGATGCTCCTGATGCGACTGAACTGCCGCCTATTACTGGCGAAGTCGAGTTCGATCGAGTCACCTTTGGCTATGTACCAGGCCAGACCATTCTGGACAGAGTGTCTTTATTCGCTCAACCAGGCCAGATGATTGCGCTAGTCGGTCCTACAGGAGCGGGTAAAAGTACGATTATCAATCTGATTTTGCGCTTTTATGACGTAACGGGTGGGGCGGTAAAAATTGATGGAATAGATGTACGCCAGGTATCTCAGGCCAGCTTGCGCCGTCAGATTGGCTATGTCCTACAAGACAACATTCTGTTTAGCGGCACGGTCGCCGAGAATATTGCCTTTGGCCACCCTACTGCCGAACAATCCGATATCGAAGCGGCTGCGCGAGTCGCTAATATTCACGATTTCATCACGCAGCTACCGCAAGGCTATGCCACCGTACTGGGATCTCAGGGAGCGACGTTGAGCCAAGGCCAGCGGCAGCTCATTAGTATTGCTAGAGCGGTGTTGATTGACCCACGTATTTTGATCTTAGATGAAGCGACTAGCAGTATCGATACGCAAACAGAAGGACTGGTACAAGAGGCGATCGCCTCACTACTCCAAAATCGTACTAGCTTTGTGATCGCCCATCGCCTTAGTACGGTTACCCAAGCTGATCAGGTGCTCGTCATTCAGCAAGGTCATATCGTTGAACAGGGCACGCATCAACAGCTCATTGATCAAGGCGGCGAGTATGCCAAACTCTACGCTCTACAACTTGGTGGGCAAGAACTTGGTGGTCAAATGAGTACCGCCGATTCGATACTCTACCCCACGTCGCCATAA
- a CDS encoding ABC transporter ATP-binding protein, with amino-acid sequence MTSLRRVLENLRYYAWLTLGATLSVLLLTVANALTPQLFRRGIDQGIAAQDLSVVLVTGALMVGVAIARGLFNFGQSYWSEAVSQGVAYRLRSQVFRKIETLSFSYHDQAQTSQLLTRITSDIEQIRTFVGTSLIQVISSVVTLVTIATILLVMNWRLALITLAVIPLAGALLFRFFGQNQPLFDQVQERLGDLNDVLRENLLGVRVVKAFARESVEQTRYTQMNAQLVAVYIKTLGAIRNTFPFIFLLSNLITLAVVGYGGSQVIDGAFTIGELVAFNAYLLFILQPVLLIGFAAPVIAQAAASAERVYEIVDTSIEITNRPNAVPFTKCGGRITFENVWFRYPGATKPALQSVSFETRPNELIAILGMTGSGKSTVVNLLQRFYDVTKGAVRIDGRDVRDFDLESLRSRIGIVFQETTLFSGTLKENIAYAKPDASLDEVIEVAKLAHIHEFIQGLSEGYDTIVGERGVGLSGGQKQRIAIARTLLTDYSILILDDSTSAVDAQTAAQIQADLDAIIKARTCNAFVIAQRISTIQTADRILLIDNGKLAACGTHEQLMRTSPLYGAILESQVSE; translated from the coding sequence ATGACGTCACTAAGACGTGTGCTCGAAAACCTAAGATACTACGCTTGGCTAACTCTAGGAGCAACCCTTAGTGTGCTGCTGCTTACAGTCGCTAATGCACTGACGCCGCAGCTATTTCGTCGAGGAATTGACCAGGGAATTGCCGCGCAAGATCTGTCGGTTGTGCTGGTGACGGGCGCTCTGATGGTGGGTGTGGCGATCGCCCGCGGTCTATTCAATTTTGGCCAAAGCTACTGGAGTGAGGCCGTATCCCAGGGCGTTGCCTATCGACTCCGATCTCAGGTTTTTCGCAAAATTGAAACGCTGAGCTTTAGCTACCACGATCAGGCGCAAACCTCCCAGCTACTCACTCGCATCACCAGCGATATCGAACAGATTCGCACGTTTGTCGGAACGAGCTTGATTCAGGTCATTAGCTCAGTGGTGACGCTAGTTACCATCGCCACAATTCTACTGGTGATGAACTGGCGTTTAGCGCTGATCACACTAGCGGTGATTCCCTTGGCTGGAGCGCTGCTGTTTCGCTTCTTTGGGCAAAATCAGCCTTTGTTTGATCAGGTGCAAGAACGGCTAGGCGATCTAAACGACGTACTGCGTGAGAATTTGCTAGGCGTGCGGGTGGTTAAAGCGTTTGCGCGCGAATCGGTAGAACAGACACGCTATACCCAGATGAACGCCCAGCTAGTGGCAGTCTATATCAAAACGCTAGGGGCGATTCGCAATACGTTTCCGTTCATCTTTCTGCTGAGTAATTTGATTACGCTAGCGGTGGTGGGCTATGGCGGTTCGCAGGTGATTGATGGCGCGTTCACAATCGGAGAGCTGGTTGCGTTTAATGCCTATCTGTTGTTTATTTTACAGCCGGTTTTGCTAATTGGCTTCGCCGCGCCGGTGATTGCTCAGGCGGCGGCCTCGGCTGAGCGGGTGTATGAGATTGTCGATACATCAATTGAAATCACCAATCGCCCAAACGCGGTGCCCTTCACTAAGTGCGGCGGTCGAATTACCTTCGAAAACGTTTGGTTTCGCTATCCAGGAGCAACTAAACCTGCACTACAAAGTGTTTCTTTTGAGACTCGGCCCAATGAGCTGATTGCCATTCTAGGAATGACAGGATCGGGCAAGAGTACGGTGGTGAATCTGCTGCAGCGGTTTTACGACGTAACTAAGGGAGCCGTGCGAATTGACGGGCGCGATGTGCGAGATTTTGATTTAGAGAGTTTGCGATCACGTATCGGCATTGTCTTTCAAGAAACCACCTTGTTTTCTGGAACACTGAAAGAAAATATTGCCTATGCCAAACCAGATGCATCGCTTGATGAGGTGATTGAAGTGGCCAAGCTAGCTCACATTCACGAATTTATTCAAGGGTTGTCTGAAGGCTACGACACCATTGTGGGTGAGCGCGGCGTGGGGCTATCTGGGGGACAAAAGCAGAGAATTGCGATCGCTCGCACGCTGCTAACTGACTACAGCATTCTGATCCTAGACGACAGCACTTCGGCAGTCGATGCTCAAACCGCTGCCCAGATTCAAGCAGATTTAGACGCAATCATCAAAGCCCGCACCTGTAATGCTTTCGTTATTGCTCAGCGGATCAGCACGATTCAAACTGCCGACCGGATCCTTTTAATTGATAATGGCAAACTTGCTGCCTGCGGTACCCATGAACAGCTAATGCGAACCAGTCCTTTGTACGGTGCGATCCTAGAATCGCAAGTCAGTGAGTGA
- a CDS encoding mechanosensitive ion channel domain-containing protein gives MFNFFEQIQSVLDSPFFQLGNSALSLSAIAQFLLIVFITFIVSWGLRRFLSLRLLKHLGLRQGTRESVAAITAYTAGAIFCLAMLQTTGINIASLAVVAGSLGIGIGFGLQEITKNFISGLTLLVEQKLKVGDFIEIDDLLGHITEISLRSTIVRTINDRHIVVPNSDLVSNRIINWTYSNTKGWVSIPISVAHESDPLLVIEVLMDSAYLEETVSTEQTPEVYFTSIGPNSLDFKLWAWTDQIDQKFKVESSLNFIIRQNFRQHGIRFASPRIDVWNRNPNVVINSDPSDYPQHAELQQPRESNLDAFAKPVAVKDLLRQLPYFQNSTDLELRKLVEIGRRIRLEPMETIYREGDPGDAFYIILSGAVSYTFAKTQQTTTIKAGQFVGEFSLMLGIPRTVTVKANEETTMLRLSPQGFKKLLHDQPYLYNVIVEEMGRHEHELLQQGRQLSAMGLINPEEYNINPVNWVREHLERLFSS, from the coding sequence ATGTTCAATTTTTTCGAGCAGATCCAGTCGGTGCTAGACTCGCCTTTCTTCCAGCTAGGGAATTCAGCGCTTTCTTTGAGTGCTATTGCTCAGTTCCTGTTGATTGTTTTCATTACATTCATCGTCTCTTGGGGGCTAAGGCGGTTTCTCTCGCTGCGGTTGCTAAAGCACCTAGGATTGAGACAAGGCACTCGCGAATCGGTCGCGGCGATCACCGCTTACACTGCTGGCGCGATCTTCTGTCTAGCCATGCTACAAACCACTGGCATCAACATCGCTTCACTCGCTGTTGTCGCTGGTAGCCTGGGTATTGGTATCGGATTTGGCTTACAAGAAATTACCAAAAACTTTATTAGCGGGCTGACCTTACTCGTTGAACAAAAGCTAAAGGTAGGAGACTTTATCGAAATCGATGATCTGCTTGGTCACATTACAGAGATTTCACTTCGCTCCACAATTGTTCGCACCATCAATGACAGGCATATCGTCGTACCCAACAGCGATCTTGTCAGCAATCGAATCATCAACTGGACATACTCAAACACCAAAGGCTGGGTTTCTATTCCGATCAGCGTAGCTCATGAGAGCGATCCGCTATTAGTCATTGAGGTCTTAATGGATTCGGCATATTTAGAAGAAACTGTCTCGACAGAGCAAACACCAGAGGTATATTTCACCAGCATTGGTCCCAATTCACTAGATTTCAAACTGTGGGCCTGGACAGATCAAATTGATCAAAAATTCAAGGTGGAAAGCTCATTGAACTTTATTATCCGTCAAAACTTCAGGCAGCACGGGATTCGCTTTGCATCGCCACGAATTGATGTCTGGAATCGTAATCCTAATGTGGTGATTAACTCCGATCCCAGTGACTATCCCCAACACGCTGAATTGCAACAACCCCGCGAAAGTAATTTAGATGCATTCGCTAAGCCAGTAGCGGTGAAAGACTTGCTTAGACAACTGCCTTACTTTCAAAACTCGACTGACTTAGAGCTACGTAAGCTAGTAGAGATTGGCCGCCGGATACGGCTAGAGCCGATGGAGACCATCTACCGAGAGGGCGATCCTGGCGATGCTTTCTACATCATCTTATCAGGCGCAGTCAGCTACACCTTTGCAAAAACCCAGCAAACGACCACGATTAAAGCTGGACAGTTTGTGGGTGAATTCTCACTAATGCTAGGGATTCCGCGTACGGTAACGGTCAAAGCGAACGAAGAGACCACTATGCTAAGACTAAGCCCGCAAGGATTCAAGAAGCTATTGCACGATCAGCCCTATCTGTACAACGTGATTGTTGAAGAAATGGGACGTCATGAGCACGAGCTGCTCCAGCAAGGCCGACAGCTCAGCGCGATGGGTTTGATCAACCCTGAGGAGTACAATATTAATCCGGTCAACTGGGTGAGAGAACATTTAGAACGCTTGTTTAGTTCGTAG